Proteins encoded together in one Miscanthus floridulus cultivar M001 chromosome 16, ASM1932011v1, whole genome shotgun sequence window:
- the LOC136513215 gene encoding serine/threonine-protein kinase-like protein At3g51990 — protein sequence MGYLSCRADSSVATCRSITAISPLPISRRSGSSRPALPPAPAAIERFDYAELEAATSHFADAALLGRGSHGAVYKAVLPSGRAVAVKRPSPRRSEVDNEIRILSSVRGPCLVNLLGFSDPGPNSPGHAPVARLLVVEYMPNGTLYDLLHSSPRPPGWPRRLRLALQTARALRALHDADPPVIHRDVKSANVLLDANLDARLGDFGLALRVPKANATAGAGATAATKPVPAGTLGYLDPAYVTPESLSTKTDVFSFGILLLEIISGRRAIDVQHSPPSVVEWAVPLLRKGKVASLFDPRVAPPRDPATRKDLAALAASCVRSCRERRPSMADIVQRLVVLSKAVSAKVWNGLADGLAVVGNPCAVVDVHKTISKRAAASNRAESERESTSALAFDDDEKEEADAGALEEDQVPLVGAKKSPRPLKNGIVLSEAGARERRNLLDLMARIDGVAGQRFGISRARTVRATGELIEKDAVLLLRRNQTVRVVGSEALPKSERISRFDVKIKHKVAEEQEKPGKVQEKAENIQDNTSGVQESSKETLGKTSKLLEATEPNLDKEEKIQEKEEQNLEKVENVQENEGKIQCTAEKIQESQGGTRDKVEKFI from the coding sequence ATGGGGTACCTCTCCTGCCGCGCGGACTCGTCCGTGGCGACGTGCCGCTCCATCACGGCCATCTCGCCACTCCCAATCTCGCGCCGCTCGGGGTCGTCCAGGCCCGcgctgccgccggcgccggcggccatCGAGCGCTTCGACTACGCGGAGCTGGAGGCGGCCACGTCCCACTTCGCGGATGCGGCGCTGCTGGGCCGGGGCAGCCACGGGGCCGTCTACAAGGCCGTGCTCCCCTCGGGCCGCGCCGTCGCCGTCAAGCGCCCCTCCCCGCGCCGCTCCGAGGTGGACAACGAGATCCGCATCCTCTCCTCCGTCCGCGGGCCGTGCCTCGTCAACCTCCTCGGCTTCTCCGACCCCGGCCCCAATAGCCCCGGCCACGCTCCGGTCGCGCGCCTCCTCGTCGTCGAGTACATGCCCAACGGCACGCTCTACGACCTGCTCCACTCCAGCCCGCGCCCGCCCGGGTGgccgcgccgcctccgcctcgcgCTGCAGACGGCCAGGGCGCTGCGCGCGCTCCACGACGCCGACCCGCCCGTCATCCACCGCGACGTCAAGTCCGCCAACGTCCTGCTCGACGCCAACCTCGACGCACGCCTCGGCGACTTTGGCCTCGCCCTCCGCGTGCCCAAGGCCAATgccaccgccggcgccggcgctacTGCTGCCACCAAGCCGGTGCCCGCGGGCACGCTCGGCTACCTCGACCCGGCCTACGTCACGCCCGAGAGCCTCAGCACCAAGACGGACGTCTTCAGCTTCGGGATCCTGCTGCTGGAGATCATCAGCGGACGCAGGGCCATCGACGTCCAGCACTCGCCGCCGTCCGTCGTCGAGTGGGCCGTCCCGCTCCTGcggaaaggcaaggtggcctcgCTGTTCGACCCGCGTGTGGCGCCGCCACGCGACCCGGCCACACGCAAGGACCTTGCCGCGCTGGCCGCTAGCTGTGTGCGCTCGTGCAGGGAGCGCCGCCCGTCCATGGCCGACATCGTCCAGCGTCTCGTGGTTCTCAGCAAAGCAGTGTCGGCCAAGGTGTGGAACGGGCTCGCCGATGGGCTTGCCGTGGTAGGGAACCCCTGCGCGGTTGTTGATGTTCACAAGACCATCTCGAAGCGAGCTGCTGCCAGCAACAGGGCTGAATCGGAGAGGGAGTCGACTTCAGCATTGGCGTTTGACGACGATGAAAAGGAGGAAGCAGACGCAGGGGCCTTGGAGGAGGATCAGGTGCCATTGGTTGGTGCCAAAAAGTCACCCCGGCCACTGAAGAACGGGATAGTGTTATCTGAGGCAGGGGCTCGGGAGAGGAGAAATCTCTTGGACCTGATGGCTCGGATCGATGGTGTTGCCGGCCAAAGATTTGGCATTAGCAGAGCAAGAACAGTACGCGCTACTGGTGAGCTTATTGAAAAGGATGCAGTGTTGCTCCTAAGGAGGAACCAGACGGTAAGAGTTGTTGGATCTGAGGCACTGCCAAAATCCGAAAGGATTTCTCGTTTTGATGTGAAGATCAAACACAAAGTGGCTGAAGAGCAAGAGAAGCCAGGGAAAGTCCAAGAGAAAGCAGAGAATATCCAAGATAATACAAGTGGGGTTCAAGAAAGTTCCAAGGAAACATTAGGCAAAACAAGCAAATTGTTAGAGGCAACGGAGCCAAACCTCGACAAAGAAGAGAAGATTCAAGAAAAGGAAGAGCAAAACCTTGAAAAAGTGGAAAATGTTCAAGAGAATGAAGGAAAAATCCAATGCACGGCAGAGAAAATCCAGGAAAGTCAAGGAGGAACCCGAGACAAAGTAGAAAAGTTCATTTAA